A DNA window from Anastrepha obliqua isolate idAnaObli1 chromosome 5, idAnaObli1_1.0, whole genome shotgun sequence contains the following coding sequences:
- the LOC129248680 gene encoding male accessory gland serine protease inhibitor-like, with the protein MTCLLFCTNSHLSQYEVPGMAPLNIKFLILLCFLIAFSLTAYAQRCRPLANPTCGGQADPGRTGPGCVAGTRWSYNPITRQCAAFTYQGCDGNPNRYCSRAACERNCVAGPRVVVG; encoded by the exons ATGACTTGCCTACTTTTCTGCACTAACAGTCACCTTTCACAATACGAAGTTCCCGGTATGGCACcactaaatataaaatttttaatacttttatgcTTTTTAATAGCATTTAGTTTAACCGCTTACGCACAGCGTTGCCGACCGCTCG CTAATCCTACATGCGGCGGGCAAGCTGATCCAGGCAGAACTGGTCCTGGCTGTGTGGCGGGCACTCGCTGGTCCTACAACCCGATCACCAGACAGTGCGCAGCCTTCACCTATCAGGGTTGCGATGGCAATCCGAATCGCTATTGTTCGCGAGCTGCATGTGAACGAAATTGTGTTGCAGGACCAAGAGTAGTTGTTGGATAA